A part of Spiribacter vilamensis genomic DNA contains:
- a CDS encoding NAD(+) kinase, protein MQPFQRIAITGKPGDDAVIDTIQKLVEELDGRGLEVFLDDAIGEAIDPSAGSPPIVHLESVAADLDLLIVVGGDGTLLHAGKRVAAQQVPILGVNRGRLGFLVDVSPDRFDEIRRVIDGDMHIEERLMLEARVVADDRIVARAPAVNEVVLQRWNTARMIEFETWIDGEPCNRHRSDGLIISTPTGSTAYALSGGGPIMHPGINAVAMVPISPHTLSNRPLVISASSHIEVRVQDASIDHVHVSCDSQTDLALTREGRLDIVAYPHALRLVHPPGHRYFDILRAKLHWGDGAPPC, encoded by the coding sequence ATGCAACCGTTCCAACGTATCGCAATCACAGGTAAACCGGGCGACGACGCGGTTATCGATACGATTCAAAAGCTCGTTGAGGAGCTTGATGGACGCGGACTGGAGGTTTTCCTCGACGACGCCATCGGAGAGGCGATTGACCCCTCTGCCGGTTCACCGCCCATCGTGCACCTGGAATCCGTCGCCGCAGACCTGGATTTGCTGATCGTTGTCGGTGGTGACGGAACACTGCTCCACGCCGGCAAGCGCGTGGCGGCGCAACAGGTTCCGATCCTGGGTGTAAACCGCGGCCGGCTGGGGTTCCTGGTCGATGTCTCACCGGATCGCTTCGATGAGATCAGACGCGTAATCGATGGTGATATGCACATCGAAGAGCGGCTCATGCTCGAGGCCCGAGTCGTTGCCGACGATCGGATCGTGGCCCGCGCTCCGGCTGTCAACGAGGTCGTGCTGCAGCGCTGGAACACCGCGCGAATGATCGAGTTCGAGACCTGGATCGACGGTGAACCCTGTAACCGTCACCGCTCCGACGGCCTGATCATCTCCACCCCCACCGGATCCACCGCCTATGCCCTGTCCGGCGGCGGGCCGATCATGCACCCCGGCATCAATGCCGTGGCGATGGTCCCGATATCGCCGCACACGCTTAGCAATCGACCGCTGGTGATCAGTGCCAGTAGCCATATCGAAGTGCGGGTGCAGGACGCATCCATCGATCATGTCCATGTCAGCTGCGACAGCCAGACCGACCTGGCGCTTACACGCGAGGGACGGCTGGATATCGTTGCCTATCCGCATGCGCTGCGACTTGTGCACCCACCGGGGCACCGCTACTTCGATATCCTTCGTGCGAAGCTGCACTGGGGAGATGGCGCGCCACCATGCTGA